In Rhodamnia argentea isolate NSW1041297 chromosome 11, ASM2092103v1, whole genome shotgun sequence, one genomic interval encodes:
- the LOC115747215 gene encoding potassium transporter 7 has translation MAEDGESERGDAVVGMGSMDSTESRWVFQDDDDSEIEGEEEEEDEDEDEDENEEDETRPRTTLDSEDEENAEHRLIRTGPRIDSFDVEALEVPGAPRIDYEGISVGRRIVIACQILGVVFGDVGTSPLYTFSVMFTKAPINGNEDVLGALSLVLYTLIIIPLVKYVLIVLWANDDGEGGTFALYSLICRHAKVSLLPNQLPSDARISSFRLKVPSPELERSLRIKERLENSLTLKKMLLILVLAGTSMVIADGVVTPALSVVSLVGGLKVGVTAIGEEEVVMISVAFLVVLFSVQKFGTSKVGLAVGPALFIWFCSLAGVGIYNIIKYDTSVFMAFNPIHIYYFFKRNTTKAWFALGGCLLCATGSEAMFADLCYFSVRSVQLTFVFLVLPCLMLGYMGQAAYLMDHHSDYEQVFFSSIPSVAFWPILLIANIAALIASRTMTTATFSCIKQSTALGCFPRLKIIHTSRKFMGQIYIPAINWFLMVVCVILVCTISSITEIGNAYGIVELGVMMMTTVLVTIVMLLIWQINIIIVLSFVVIFLGMELTFFSSVLWSVGDGSWIILVFAVVMFLVMYIWNYGSKLKYETEVKQKMSMDLLRELGSNLGTVRAPGIGLLYNELVKGIPAIFGHFLTTLPAIHSMIIFVCIKYVPVPVVPQSERFLFRRVCPKSYHIFRCIARYGYKDVRKENHQAFEQLLIESLEKFIRREAQERSLESDGDEDTDSEDDNSGSKVLIAPNGSVYSLGVPLLADYTQDGNTISEASTSDGVRPVVDAAPSSDPEQSLERELSFIRKAKESGVVYLLGHGDIRARKDSWFIKKLVINYFYGFLRKNCRRGIANLSVPHSHLMQVGMTYMV, from the exons ATGGCGGAGGACGGCGAATCGGAGAGAGGAGACGCGGTGGTCGGTATGGGGTCGATGGACTCGACGGAGTCCCGCTGGGTGTTCCAGGACGATGACGATTCGGAGATCGAGggcgaagaggaggaggaggatgaggacgaggacgaggacgagaaCGAGGAGGACGAGACGCGGCCGCGGACGACCTTGGATTCGGAAGACGAGGAGAATGCGGAGCACAGGCTCATTCGCACCGGTCCTCGCATTGATTCCTTCGATGTTGAAGCTCTCGAGGTCCCCGGCGCTCCGAGAATTGACTACGAG GGAATTAGTGTGGGGAGAAGAATTGTTATCGCGTGTCAGATTCTTGGGGTTGTTTTTGGTGACGTGGGAACGAGCCCATTATATACCTTCAGCGTGATGTTCACCAAGGCACCTATAAATGGAAATGAGGATGTCCTTGGAGCACTATCTTTGGTCCTATACACCTTAATTATCATCCCTCTAGTCAAGTATGTGCTCATTGTTCTTTGGGCCAATGATGATGGTGAAG GTGGCACCTTCGCCTTATACTCATTGATTTGTAGACACGCCAAAGTCAGTCTTCTCCCAAACCAGCTTCCATCCGATGCCCGAATATCATCCTTTAGACTAAAAGTGCCATCCCCGGAACTTGAGAGATCCTTAAGGATTAAGGAGAGGCTAGAgaattcactcacgttgaaaaAGATGCTTCTGATTCTAGTGCTTGCTGGTACTTCTATGGTTATTGCTGATGGGGTTGTTACACCGGCATTGT CGGTAGTCTCGCTTGTCGGTGGATTAAAAGTTGGGGTGACTGCAATTGGGGAAG aaGAGGTGGTTATGATTTCAGTTGCCTTTCTAGTTGTATTGTTTAGTGTACAGAAGTTTGGAACAAGTAAAGTGGGACTTGCAGTTGGCCCTGCTTTATTTATATGGTTTTGTTCTCTTGCTGGTGTCGGGATTTACAATATCATAAAATATGATACCAGTGTGTTTATGGCATTCAATCCAATCCACATATATTATTTCTTCAAGAGGAACACAACTAAGGCCTGGTTTGCGCTTGGCGGCTGTCTTCTCTGTGCCACAG GTTCTGAGGCAATGTTTGCAGATCTTTGCTACTTTTCAGTGCGTTCAGTTCAG CTtacatttgtttttcttgtacTGCCCTGCCTTATGCTGGGTTATATGGGTCAAGCTGCCTACCTTATGGACCACCATTCTGATTATGAGCAAGTGTTTTTCTCTTCAATCCCAAGT GTAGCATTCTGGCCAATCTTACTAATAGCTAATATCGCCGCACTAATTGCCAGCCGAACCATGACAACGGCCACGTTTTCGTGTATTAAACAATCAACAGCACTGGGGTGTTTTCCTCGCCTTAAAATCATTCACACCTCTCGGAAATTCATGGGCCAGATATATATACCTGCCATTAATTGGTTTTTGATGGTAGTCTGTGTGATCTTGGTGTGCACTATATCAAGCATTACTGAAATTGGAAATGCGTATG GAATTGTTGAGCTCGGAGTGATGATGATGACAACAGTGTTAGTAACAATTGTAATGCTTCTTATATGGCAGATAAACATCATCATTGTGCTGAGTTTTGTCGTCATTTTCCTCGGGATGGAATTAACTTTCTTCTCATCAGTTCTTTGGAGTGTGGGAGATGGCAGTTGGATAATATTGGTCTTTGCAGTAGTTATGTTCCTTGTTATGTATATATGGAACTATGGGAGCAAGCTGAAATATGAAACAGAAGTCAAGCAAAAGATGTCTATGGATTTGCTGCGGGAATTAGGTAGCAATCTTGGGACTGTCAGGGCTCCCGGAATTGGCTTGCTCTACAACGAGTTGGTGAAGGGCATACCAGctatttttggccattttctgACCACTCTCCCAGCAATTCATTCAATGATAATATTTGTTTGTATTAAGTATGTCCCGGTTCCTGTGGTGCCTCAGAGTGAGAGATTTCTTTTCCGCAGAGTCTGCCCAAAAAGCTACCACATTTTTCGGTGCATTGCCAG GTATGGCTACAAAGATGTGCGCAAGGAAAATCACCAGGCCTTTGAGCAGCTGCTGATCGAAAGCCTAGAGAAGTTCATCCGTCGGGAAGCCCAGGAGCGGTCACTAGAGAGTGATGGTGATGAGGATACAGATTCTGAGGATGACAATTCTGGGTCAAAGGTTCTAATAGCTCCCAACGGAAGTGTCTATTCGCTGGGAGTCCCACTTCTCGCTGATTACACACAAGATGGCAACACCATCTCCGAAGCGAGCACTTCGGATGGCGTAAGGCCAGTGGTTGATGCAGCCCCATCGTCCGATCCAGAGCAGAGTCTTGAGAGAGAGTTGTCCTTCATCCGCAAGGCAAAAGAATCTGGGGTAGTCTATCTACTTGGTCACGGCGACATTAGGGCAAGGAAAGATTCTTGGTTCATAAAGAAGCTAGTCATTAATTACTTTTATGGTTTCTTGAGAAAGAACTGCAGGAGGGGAATCGCGAACCTGAGCGTGCCGCACTCACATCTAATGCAAGTCGGTATGACTTACATGGTGTGA
- the LOC115747220 gene encoding ubiquinol oxidase, mitochondrial, with protein sequence MNQGVLRSLARSFINGGDCSGGRHVLRPLAAEFGQRKSVSCGVIHARRMLSSAATEPAPIDKEKKESAIAEGEKKNGGGPVVPSSYWGISRPKITKADGTEWPWNCFMPWETYRADLSIDLKKHHVPKTFGDKFAYHTVKLLRVPTDIFFQRRYGCRAMMLETVAAVPGMVGGMLLHLRSLRKFEQSGGWIKALLEEAENERMHLMTMVELVKPKWYERLLVLAVQGVFFNAYFVVYLLSPKLAHRVVGYLEEEAIHSYTEYLKDLDSGAIENVPAPAIAIDYWRLPKDANLKDVITVIRADEAHHRDVNHFASDIHFQGKKLKDSPAPLGYH encoded by the exons ATGAATCAGGGCGTCTTGAGGTCATTGGCGCGAAGCTTCATCAATGGCGGCGACTGTAGCGGTGGCCGCCACGTTCTCAGGCCGCTCGCGGCGGAATTCGGACAGCGAAAGAGCGTCTCCTGCGGAGTGATCCACGCGAGGAGGATGCTGAGTTCTGCTGCGACGGAGCCTGCTCCGATTgataaggagaagaaggagagtgCCATTGCTGAAGGGGAGAAGAAGAACGGTGGAGGTCCAGTGGTTCCTTCGAGCTACTGGGGGATTTCGAGGCCTAAGATCACTAAAGCAGACGGTACTGAGTGGCCTTGGAATTGCTTCATG CCGTGGGAAACTTACAGGGCAGACCTATCAATCGACTTGAAAAAGCACCACGTGCCGAAGACATTTGGGGATaaatttgcatatcatacagTGAAGCTTCTGAGAGTTCCTACTGATATTTTCTTTCAG AGACGCTATGGGTGTCGCGCGATGATGCTTGAGACCGTAGCAGCTGTTCCAGGAATGGTGGGAGGAATGCTGCTGCACCTGAGGTCTCTCCGCAAGTTCGAACAGAGCGGTGGTTGGATTAAAGCCCTGCTGGAAGAAGCAGAGAATGAAAGGATGCACCTGATGACCATGGTGGAGCTTGTGAAACCAAAGTGGTACGAGAGGCTGCTGGTTCTTGCCGTGCAAGGAGTATTCTTCAATGCTTACTTCGTTGTCTATTTGCTCTCCCCTAAATTAGCACATAGAGTTGTTGGCTACCTGGAAGAGGAGGCCATTCACTCATATACAGAGTACTTGAAGGATCTTGACAGTGGTGCGATTGAAAATGTTCCTGCTCCAGCTATTGCCATTGACTACTGGAGGTTACCTAAGGATGCAAATCTGAAGGATGTGATAACAGTTATCCGTGCTGATGAAGCTCACCACCGTGACGTCAACCACTTTGCTTCT GACATTCATTTCCAAGGGAAGAAATTGAAGGATTCTCCAGCTCCGCTTGGTTATCACTAA